A DNA window from Ostrea edulis chromosome 5, xbOstEdul1.1, whole genome shotgun sequence contains the following coding sequences:
- the LOC130054563 gene encoding uncharacterized protein LOC130054563 isoform X2 yields the protein MWKLLLLLVVFLVIQDSDGLSGLKRKHVKLYRTTICEHNRKRVRCGRGEKITVHYAMYGRRSKNTCSKYLKGRFSTRCKAKHSKHITKRHCNGKRFCTLHASNSVFGDPCRGTYKYLAVTYSCRKRIQRVRVHVIKKALRRRRNVIKMKCGRHRVIAVRSAKYIQPLRYTRRRGIRRHRFRVRRRRNRRRWRSARRGRSSRRRGRFSRRRGRFSRRRGRSSRRRGRFRRRRGRFSRRRGRSSRRRGRSSRIRGIHKNVTRKVKSLCNGKRRCTLWSNKPKRGKGYKYIRVKYSCKNAREGM from the exons ATGTGGAAACTCCTCCTTCTCCTCGTCGTGTTTCTTGTTATACAAG ATAGTGATGGATTATCTGGGCTAAAAAGAA aaCATGTAAAGCTGTACAGGACCACAATATGCGAACACAACAGGAAGAGAGTGAGGTGTGGGAGAGGTGAAAAGATTACAGTGCACTATGCAATGTACGGTCGTCGTAGTAAAAACACCTGTTCAAAATACCTGAAAGGACGATTTTCTACAAGGTGCAAGGCCAAACACTCCAAACATATCACCAAAAGGCACTGCAATGGAAAACGTTTCTGCACTCTGCACGCCAGTAACTCGGTATTCGGAGATCCTTGTCGTGGAACATACAAATACTTAGCAGTGACCTATTCTTGTAGAAAAC GAATACAACGTGTACGTGTCCATGTGATCAAAAAAGCTTTGAGAAGACGACGTAACGTGATAAAGATGAAATGTGGTAGACATAGAGTCATTGCTGTAAGATCTGCTAAGTATATTCAACCATTGAGATATACAAGAAGACGTGGTATCAGAAGACATAGGTTTCGTGTAAGACGTAGGCGCAATAGAAGACGTTGGAGGTCTGCAAGACGTGGGCGTTCTAGCAGAAGACGTGGGCGCTTTAGCAGAAGACGTGGGCGCTTTAGCAGAAGACGCGGGCGCTCTAGCAGAAGACGTGGGCGCTTTAGGAGAAGACGTGGGCGCTTTAGCAGAAGACGCGGGCGCTCTAGCAGAAGACGTGGTCGCTCTAGCAGAATACGTGGGATCCATAAGAACGTCACACGGAAAGTAAAATCATTATGTAACGGGAAAAGGCGGTGCACTCTGTGGTCTAACAAACCCAAGAGAGGCAAAGGATACAAGTACATACGGGTGAAGTACTCCTGTAAAA ACGCACGGGAAGGGATGTGA
- the LOC130054563 gene encoding serine/arginine repetitive matrix protein 2-like isoform X1: MWKLLLLLVVFLVIQDSDGLSGLKRKHVKLYRTTICEHNRKRVRCGRGEKITVHYAMYGRRSKNTCSKYLKGRFSTRCKAKHSKHITKRHCNGKRFCTLHASNSVFGDPCRGTYKYLAVTYSCRKRKQRVRVHVIKKTLRRRRNVIRMKCGRHRVIVVRSAKYVQPLRYTRRRKFHVRRSRNRRRWMSARRGRSSRRRGIHKNVTRKVKSLCNGKRRCTLWSNKPKRGKGYKYIRVKYSCRRIQRVRVHVIKKALRRRRNVIKMKCGRHRVIAVRSAKYIQPLRYTRRRGIRRHRFRVRRRRNRRRWRSARRGRSSRRRGRFSRRRGRFSRRRGRSSRRRGRFRRRRGRFSRRRGRSSRRRGRSSRIRGIHKNVTRKVKSLCNGKRRCTLWSNKPKRGKGYKYIRVKYSCKNAREGM; encoded by the exons ATGTGGAAACTCCTCCTTCTCCTCGTCGTGTTTCTTGTTATACAAG ATAGTGATGGATTATCTGGGCTAAAAAGAA aaCATGTAAAGCTGTACAGGACCACAATATGCGAACACAACAGGAAGAGAGTGAGGTGTGGGAGAGGTGAAAAGATTACAGTGCACTATGCAATGTACGGTCGTCGTAGTAAAAACACCTGTTCAAAATACCTGAAAGGACGATTTTCTACAAGGTGCAAGGCCAAACACTCCAAACATATCACCAAAAGGCACTGCAATGGAAAACGTTTCTGCACTCTGCACGCCAGTAACTCGGTATTCGGAGATCCTTGTCGTGGAACATACAAATACTTAGCAGTGACCTATTCTTGTAGAAAAC GAAAACAACGTGTACGTGTCCATGTGATCAAAAAAACTTTGAGAAGACGACGTAACGTGATAAGGATGAAATGTGGTAGACATAGGGTCATTGTTGTAAGATCTGCTAAGTATGTTCAACCATTGAGATATACAAGAAGACGTAAGTTCCACGTAAGACGTAGTCGCAATAGAAGACGTTGGATGTCTGCAAGACGTGGGCGTTCTAGCAGAAGACGTGGGATCCATAAGAACGTCACACGGAAAGTAAAATCATTATGTAACGGGAAAAGGCGGTGCACTCTGTGGTCTAACAAACCCAAAAGAGGCAAAGGATACAAGTACATACGGGTGAAATACTCCTGTAGAA GAATACAACGTGTACGTGTCCATGTGATCAAAAAAGCTTTGAGAAGACGACGTAACGTGATAAAGATGAAATGTGGTAGACATAGAGTCATTGCTGTAAGATCTGCTAAGTATATTCAACCATTGAGATATACAAGAAGACGTGGTATCAGAAGACATAGGTTTCGTGTAAGACGTAGGCGCAATAGAAGACGTTGGAGGTCTGCAAGACGTGGGCGTTCTAGCAGAAGACGTGGGCGCTTTAGCAGAAGACGTGGGCGCTTTAGCAGAAGACGCGGGCGCTCTAGCAGAAGACGTGGGCGCTTTAGGAGAAGACGTGGGCGCTTTAGCAGAAGACGCGGGCGCTCTAGCAGAAGACGTGGTCGCTCTAGCAGAATACGTGGGATCCATAAGAACGTCACACGGAAAGTAAAATCATTATGTAACGGGAAAAGGCGGTGCACTCTGTGGTCTAACAAACCCAAGAGAGGCAAAGGATACAAGTACATACGGGTGAAGTACTCCTGTAAAA ACGCACGGGAAGGGATGTGA